The proteins below are encoded in one region of bacterium:
- a CDS encoding MBL fold metallo-hydrolase, which translates to MILKQYYLGCLAHASYLVADEESRAAAVVDPQRDIDQYLDDAARLGLTIRHVLLTHFHADFLAGHLELRDRTGAAIYLGRQAKAEYAFTPLGDGDAVSLGGVRLTALETPGHSPESICILVFNLKKDGMRPQAVLTGDTLFIGDVGRPDLRAALGWSAEQLAGMLYDSLRTKLLALPDDTLVYPTHGAGSLCGRNISKETVSTIGDQRRYNYALQEMSREDFIKIITADQPDAPSYFTYDAILNSKEHPTLDRALARGLQGLGLDDTLRLRDARAQLLDARDPADFAGAHLLGSVNIGLGGQYATWAGTLLDRERPIVIVAPGGREPEAAMRLGRIGFDHVAGYLEHGMEAIGTRRDLMRRLPRVTAQALAELLASPEPPVVLDVRGDAERRDARIAGSMHIPLQHLPERIAEVPSGPRQVVVYCGSGYRSSIAASLLEKHGVPDVADLVGGINAWTASHLPVG; encoded by the coding sequence ATGATCCTCAAACAGTACTATCTCGGCTGCCTCGCCCACGCGTCCTACCTGGTGGCCGACGAGGAGAGCCGCGCCGCCGCGGTCGTGGACCCCCAGCGGGATATCGACCAGTACCTGGACGATGCCGCGAGGCTCGGGCTCACGATCCGGCACGTGCTGCTGACGCATTTTCACGCGGACTTTCTGGCGGGGCACCTCGAGCTGCGCGACCGTACCGGGGCGGCGATCTACCTCGGCCGTCAGGCCAAGGCCGAGTACGCCTTCACGCCGCTCGGCGACGGCGACGCCGTGTCGCTCGGCGGAGTGCGCCTCACGGCGCTCGAGACGCCGGGGCACTCCCCCGAATCGATCTGTATCCTCGTCTTCAATCTCAAGAAAGACGGCATGCGCCCGCAGGCCGTGTTGACCGGCGATACCCTGTTCATCGGCGACGTCGGCCGGCCGGATCTCCGGGCCGCGCTGGGATGGTCGGCGGAGCAGCTCGCCGGCATGCTCTACGACTCGCTGCGCACGAAGCTGCTCGCGCTGCCGGACGACACGCTGGTGTACCCGACCCACGGCGCCGGCTCCCTCTGCGGCCGGAACATCAGCAAAGAGACCGTCTCCACGATCGGCGACCAGCGCCGGTACAATTACGCCCTGCAGGAAATGAGCCGGGAGGACTTCATCAAGATCATCACCGCGGACCAGCCGGACGCCCCCTCGTACTTTACGTACGATGCGATCCTGAATAGCAAGGAACACCCGACGCTCGACCGCGCGCTGGCGCGCGGCCTGCAGGGCCTCGGCCTCGACGACACGCTCCGGCTGCGCGATGCCCGCGCCCAGCTGCTGGACGCGCGGGACCCGGCGGATTTCGCGGGGGCGCATCTGCTCGGCAGCGTCAACATCGGTCTCGGCGGGCAGTACGCGACGTGGGCGGGGACGCTGCTGGATCGGGAGCGGCCGATCGTCATCGTCGCGCCCGGCGGCCGCGAGCCCGAGGCGGCGATGCGGCTCGGGCGGATCGGGTTCGATCACGTCGCGGGATATCTGGAGCACGGCATGGAGGCCATCGGTACGCGGCGCGACCTGATGCGCCGGCTGCCGAGGGTGACCGCGCAGGCTCTCGCCGAGCTGCTCGCCTCGCCGGAGCCGCCGGTCGTCCTCGACGTGCGGGGCGACGCCGAGCGCCGCGACGCCCGCATCGCCGGCAGCATGCACATCCCGCTGCAGCACCTGCCTGAGCGGATCGCGGAAGTCCCGAGCGGCCCGCGGCAGGTTGTGGTGTACTGCGGGAGCGGCTATCGCTCCTCGATCGCGGCGAGCCTGCTCGAGAAGCACGGCGTGCCGGATGTCGCCGATCTCGTCGGCGGCATCAACGCTTGGACGGCTTCACACCTGCCGGTGGGATAG
- a CDS encoding peroxiredoxin codes for MALRLGDVAPDFEADTTEGRIRFHDWIGSSWAVLFSHPKDFTPVCTTELGYMAKIKPEFDRRNTKIIGLSVDPVGNHAKWANDIRETQGHAPNYPMIGDTDLQVAKLYEMLPGDLEGSCEGRTPADNQTVRTVYVIGPDKKIKLTISYPMTTGRNFDEVLRVIDSLQLTAKHKVATPVNWKRGDDVIIAGSVSDEDAKKTYPGGWKAPRPYIRIVPQPE; via the coding sequence ATGGCACTTCGGCTGGGCGATGTCGCCCCGGATTTCGAGGCGGACACGACGGAAGGCCGGATCCGCTTTCACGACTGGATCGGCAGTTCCTGGGCCGTGCTGTTCTCGCATCCCAAAGACTTCACGCCCGTCTGCACCACCGAGCTCGGCTACATGGCCAAGATCAAACCCGAGTTCGACCGGCGCAACACCAAGATCATCGGCCTCAGCGTCGACCCGGTGGGGAACCACGCGAAGTGGGCGAACGACATCAGAGAGACGCAGGGGCACGCGCCCAACTATCCGATGATCGGCGATACGGACCTCCAGGTGGCGAAGCTGTACGAAATGCTGCCGGGCGATCTCGAGGGGTCCTGCGAGGGCCGCACCCCGGCCGACAACCAGACCGTCCGCACGGTGTATGTGATCGGCCCGGATAAGAAGATCAAGCTCACGATCTCGTATCCCATGACCACCGGGCGGAATTTCGACGAGGTGCTGCGGGTGATCGATTCGCTGCAGCTCACGGCGAAGCACAAGGTCGCGACGCCCGTAAACTGGAAGCGCGGCGACGACGTGATCATCGCCGGGTCGGTCTCCGACGAGGACGCGAAGAAGACCTATCCCGGCGGGTGGAAAGCGCCGCGGCCGTACATTCGGATCGTGCCGCAGCCGGAATGA